Proteins encoded within one genomic window of Lynx canadensis isolate LIC74 chromosome B2, mLynCan4.pri.v2, whole genome shotgun sequence:
- the LOC115513714 gene encoding patr class I histocompatibility antigen, A-126 alpha chain-like encodes MPIMGIIAGLAVLGAVVTGPGTWRRKSSSRERGEKMELHSVCNSLVSSPGGSDHVLLYCGCDSAQGSDVSLKASKV; translated from the exons ATGCCCATCATGGGAATCATTGCTGGTCTGGCTGTCCTTGGAGCTGTGGTCACTGGACCTGGGACCTGGAGGAGGAAGAGCTCCAGCAGGGAAAGGG GGGAAAAGATGGAGCTACACTCAGTCTGCAA CTCCCTTGTCTCATCTCCTGGAGGCTCTGACCACGTCCTGTTGTACTGTGGCTGTGACAGTGCCCAGGGCTCTGATGTGTCTCTCAAGGCTTCTAAAG TGTGA